One segment of Fructilactobacillus hinvesii DNA contains the following:
- a CDS encoding DUF1934 domain-containing protein, with translation MTKKQLGKPIHIEGQTILHQGDNEEHHHFEAAGQLLQLGETVYLRFNETLDADVPVTYKIDGPDSVRISRRGESQLTLHLIAGQRTQNVDVTPYGKLQLEAEASAVQAELDLESLQGTVRADYRIFTNDEEVGNHQIRLQFYR, from the coding sequence ATGACCAAAAAACAGCTAGGAAAGCCGATTCATATTGAAGGGCAAACCATTTTGCACCAGGGAGATAATGAGGAACATCACCACTTTGAAGCGGCCGGCCAACTGTTACAGCTGGGAGAGACCGTGTACCTGCGTTTTAACGAAACACTGGATGCGGATGTCCCCGTAACCTATAAAATTGACGGGCCGGATTCCGTGCGGATTAGTCGTCGCGGGGAGAGTCAACTCACCCTCCACTTGATTGCAGGACAACGAACGCAAAACGTTGATGTGACGCCGTATGGAAAGCTCCAATTAGAAGCCGAAGCATCGGCGGTCCAGGCAGAATTGGACTTAGAATCGTTGCAAGGAACGGTCAGGGCCGACTACCGGATTTTTACGAATGATGAAGAGGTTGGTAACCACCAGATTCGATTGCAATTTTACCGATAA
- a CDS encoding UDP-N-acetylglucosamine 1-carboxyvinyltransferase: MSIMKIHGGRPLHGEVTIGGAKNSVVALIPAAVLSDNPVKLDMVPDILDVHNLMLILQSMNVSSYFTDGVLQIDPTEIKTGRLPSKAIKKLRASYYFMGALLGKFHRAVVSFPGGDNIGPRPIDQHIRAFEALGAHVTENGDTVYIDATEEGLTGAPIFFEMVSVGATINAMLAATLAKGVTTIHNVAQEPEIVDIATFLNEMGANITGAGTDVIRIEGVSHLRSTKTHTVIPDRIEAGTYLSLAAAVGDGVLIKNVVPDHLRPFLAKLQEMGVQLTVVDNTVYVKKRGTLKGVNVTTAPFPHFATDWQQPLTPLLLTANSESVITDTIYPKRQKHITQLQKLGAKISVNDRNQIIVHPTQELHGAEVSAGEIRAGAALMIAGLMAQGETVIKKSDNILRGYDNIERKLMDLHADVELINQLD; this comes from the coding sequence ATGAGTATTATGAAAATCCATGGGGGCCGTCCCTTACATGGGGAAGTGACAATTGGTGGAGCTAAGAACAGCGTGGTTGCGTTGATTCCTGCCGCCGTTTTGTCCGACAACCCGGTTAAGTTAGACATGGTTCCGGATATTCTAGATGTTCATAATCTAATGTTAATTCTCCAATCAATGAACGTTTCATCCTATTTTACGGATGGCGTGTTACAAATCGATCCTACTGAAATTAAAACTGGTCGCTTGCCCAGTAAAGCAATTAAGAAGCTGCGAGCCTCTTACTACTTCATGGGAGCGTTGCTTGGAAAATTTCACCGTGCGGTGGTTAGTTTTCCAGGGGGAGACAACATTGGTCCCCGCCCCATCGACCAACACATTCGGGCGTTTGAAGCACTAGGTGCGCACGTAACCGAAAATGGTGATACGGTGTACATCGATGCTACCGAAGAGGGGTTGACCGGTGCCCCCATCTTCTTTGAGATGGTGTCCGTCGGGGCCACGATCAATGCGATGCTGGCAGCAACGTTGGCCAAGGGAGTGACCACGATTCATAACGTGGCTCAAGAGCCAGAAATCGTTGACATTGCTACGTTTTTAAACGAAATGGGTGCCAACATTACTGGTGCTGGAACTGACGTCATCCGGATTGAAGGGGTGAGTCACCTGCGCTCAACTAAGACCCATACGGTGATTCCTGACCGAATTGAGGCCGGGACCTACCTCTCGTTAGCTGCTGCGGTTGGAGATGGAGTTTTGATTAAGAATGTGGTTCCTGATCATCTCCGTCCGTTTCTTGCTAAGTTACAAGAAATGGGGGTTCAACTAACGGTGGTTGATAATACGGTCTACGTTAAAAAGCGGGGAACATTAAAGGGTGTGAACGTCACAACCGCCCCATTTCCGCATTTTGCAACGGACTGGCAACAGCCGCTAACGCCATTATTGCTAACGGCCAATAGCGAGAGTGTCATCACTGACACGATTTATCCTAAACGACAAAAGCACATCACTCAGCTTCAAAAGTTAGGAGCAAAGATTAGTGTTAATGACCGCAACCAGATTATTGTGCATCCTACGCAGGAGTTACACGGAGCAGAAGTGTCTGCTGGTGAAATTCGCGCTGGAGCAGCACTGATGATTGCCGGGCTGATGGCTCAGGGAGAGACCGTGATTAAAAAAAGTGACAATATTTTGCGCGGATACGATAACATTGAACGGAAATTAATGGACTTGCATGCGGACGTTGAGTTGATTAATCAGCTTGATTAG
- a CDS encoding CTP synthase, whose product MTKYIFVTGGVVSSLGKGIVSASLGRLLKNRGLKVTVQKFDPYINVDPGTMNPYQHGEVFVTNDGTETDLDLGHYERFIDNDLNKYSNVTTGKIYQEVLEKERHGDYLGATVQVIPHITGMIKEKIMRAAKTTDSDVVITEIGGTVGDIESLPFLEAIREMRNEAGFDNTYYIHTTLVPYLEAAGEMKSKPTQHSVKELRSVGIQPDMLVLRSEKEIPESMKKKISMFCDVNEKSIIESINAPNLYQLPLSFQAQGMDDQILAHFKLKTPEANMEDWKQMENHIRHLSKTVNIALVGKYVKLKDAYISVDEALRHAGYAADADVKITNIDAEKITDDNVVEVLADFDGIIVPGGFGSRGIEGMITAIRYVRENDIPFLGVCLGMQVTTIEYARDVLGYKDANSTEFDQNTKHNVIDLMADQNDVSGMGGTQRLGAYPAKLKPGTQTAAAYDNQKEISERHRHRYEFNNQFRKELEDAGLVISGTSPDDQLVEIVEVPHKQFFVAAQYHPEFLSRPNRPEGLFKAFVAAATKHHEAREKSAK is encoded by the coding sequence ATGACAAAGTATATTTTTGTAACCGGTGGTGTGGTTTCATCACTCGGAAAGGGAATCGTTTCAGCGTCACTCGGACGGTTATTGAAAAACCGGGGGTTAAAAGTGACAGTGCAAAAGTTTGATCCATATATTAACGTGGATCCGGGAACGATGAATCCATACCAACATGGAGAAGTATTTGTGACAAATGACGGGACGGAAACGGACTTGGACCTAGGTCACTACGAACGTTTTATTGATAACGACTTAAATAAGTATTCGAACGTCACGACCGGCAAAATTTACCAAGAAGTGTTGGAAAAAGAACGGCATGGAGACTACCTGGGAGCTACCGTTCAAGTAATCCCACACATCACGGGTATGATTAAAGAAAAGATCATGCGGGCTGCTAAGACGACCGATTCGGACGTTGTTATTACTGAAATTGGTGGAACCGTTGGAGACATTGAGTCCCTACCGTTCTTAGAAGCAATTCGGGAAATGAGAAACGAAGCCGGTTTTGATAATACTTACTACATTCACACGACTTTGGTTCCGTATCTAGAAGCAGCGGGTGAGATGAAATCTAAGCCGACCCAACACAGTGTAAAAGAACTTCGGAGTGTGGGGATTCAACCAGACATGTTGGTCTTACGTTCAGAAAAAGAAATTCCAGAAAGCATGAAGAAGAAGATTTCGATGTTCTGTGATGTAAACGAAAAGAGTATCATCGAATCTATTAATGCTCCGAACTTGTACCAATTACCATTAAGTTTCCAAGCCCAGGGAATGGACGATCAAATCTTAGCGCACTTTAAGCTGAAGACTCCAGAAGCTAATATGGAAGATTGGAAGCAGATGGAAAACCACATTCGTCATCTGAGCAAAACGGTGAACATCGCGTTGGTAGGCAAGTACGTGAAGTTAAAGGATGCCTACATCTCAGTTGATGAAGCCCTTAGACACGCTGGTTATGCTGCTGACGCCGATGTTAAGATTACTAACATTGATGCCGAAAAGATTACGGATGATAACGTTGTAGAAGTCCTAGCTGACTTTGATGGAATCATCGTTCCTGGTGGTTTTGGTAGTCGGGGAATCGAAGGAATGATTACGGCAATTCGCTACGTTCGGGAAAATGATATTCCGTTTCTGGGAGTTTGTCTTGGGATGCAGGTCACCACGATTGAATACGCTCGCGACGTGTTAGGATACAAAGATGCCAACTCCACCGAGTTTGATCAAAATACCAAGCACAACGTGATTGACCTGATGGCTGACCAAAACGATGTTTCTGGAATGGGAGGAACGCAACGGTTAGGTGCTTACCCAGCGAAATTAAAACCTGGGACCCAAACGGCGGCCGCTTACGACAATCAAAAAGAAATTTCCGAACGGCACCGGCACCGTTACGAATTTAACAATCAATTTAGAAAAGAACTAGAGGATGCCGGCTTGGTAATTTCTGGAACTTCCCCTGACGACCAGTTGGTAGAAATCGTTGAAGTTCCGCACAAGCAATTCTTTGTGGCGGCGCAATACCACCCCGAATTCTTATCCCGGCCGAACCGACCAGAAGGGCTTTTTAAAGCCTTTGTGGCTGCTGCGACGAAGCACCATGAAGCTCGGGAGAAGTCAGCAAAATAA
- the rpoE gene encoding DNA-directed RNA polymerase subunit delta: MELKKLDETNKNELSMIEVAHAILADQGKTMQFPDLVNAIQAYTGFSDQEIKDKLVQFYTDLNVDGSFISLGNNVWGLRTWYPYESVDEATASEGDDQPKSKKRHKINAFLADASDEDDVIDYENDDPEDDDDIVEDDDEIDYDNDDPEDEDFHDDIDDVELQDDEDHEEDEDDDQED; the protein is encoded by the coding sequence TTGGAACTTAAAAAGCTCGATGAAACCAACAAAAATGAATTATCAATGATTGAAGTTGCCCATGCCATCTTGGCAGATCAGGGTAAAACAATGCAGTTTCCTGACTTAGTAAATGCCATTCAAGCATACACGGGCTTTAGTGACCAAGAAATTAAGGATAAGCTCGTCCAATTTTACACAGACCTAAACGTCGATGGGAGTTTTATTTCGCTTGGTAACAACGTCTGGGGCTTACGGACTTGGTATCCATACGAATCAGTCGACGAAGCTACGGCCAGTGAAGGTGATGACCAACCGAAGTCAAAGAAACGGCACAAGATTAATGCCTTCCTAGCGGATGCTTCCGATGAAGACGATGTGATTGACTACGAAAACGATGATCCAGAGGATGACGATGACATTGTTGAAGATGATGACGAAATTGATTACGACAACGACGATCCGGAAGATGAAGACTTTCACGATGACATCGATGACGTTGAACTTCAAGATGACGAGGATCATGAAGAAGACGAGGATGATGATCAAGAAGATTAA
- a CDS encoding HD domain-containing protein, whose protein sequence is MSYQTEKLKQEKVIRDPVHSHIYIQDQIIMDLINTTEFQRLRRIHQLGTTSLTFPGAEHTRFSHSLGVYEIVRRICNHFQRNYPTQNGGQDGLWDDHDRLVAECAGLLHDIGHGTYSHTFEHIFHTNHEEITQAIITSKETEVNQVLRQMGPNFPNQVASVINKTYPNQQVVQMISSQCDADRMDYLLRDSYFTGAQYGNFDLDRILQVMRPYEHGICFKKSGLHAIEYYIVSRYQMYLQVYFHPTSRSMEVILAHLLNRARLIAQHPEQYPEEFQPGLLQPFLTEQFDITRDLTQYLQLDDGVLTTSFSGWRTFPDPILADLSTRFLDRKPFKSAQFTEETKPLLAHLRQLVDAVGFDSTYYTATDNSYNQPYDVYDPTDQHPNAQIELMEKDGSLIELSQASLLVQTITGRDVGDSRFFFPKEMFQPEAAGLFAETATQFQSYIQNDHIIQPKESLHD, encoded by the coding sequence ATGAGCTACCAGACGGAAAAATTAAAACAAGAAAAGGTCATTAGAGACCCCGTCCACAGCCACATCTACATTCAAGATCAAATTATCATGGATTTGATTAACACGACGGAGTTTCAACGTCTGCGTCGGATTCATCAGCTTGGCACAACATCGTTAACCTTTCCTGGCGCTGAGCACACCCGGTTTTCGCATTCACTAGGCGTCTATGAAATTGTTCGGCGGATTTGCAATCATTTCCAACGCAACTATCCCACTCAAAACGGTGGACAGGACGGCCTGTGGGACGACCATGATCGGTTGGTTGCTGAATGTGCCGGCCTTTTGCACGATATTGGCCACGGAACTTATTCGCATACCTTTGAACACATCTTTCATACCAATCATGAAGAGATTACGCAGGCCATCATCACCTCAAAGGAAACGGAAGTTAATCAGGTGCTCCGCCAAATGGGGCCTAATTTCCCCAATCAGGTGGCCAGCGTGATCAATAAAACCTATCCCAACCAACAGGTGGTCCAAATGATCTCCAGTCAGTGTGATGCTGATCGGATGGACTACCTCCTGCGGGATTCGTATTTTACCGGGGCACAGTACGGAAACTTCGATCTTGACCGCATTTTACAGGTGATGCGGCCCTACGAGCATGGCATTTGCTTTAAAAAAAGTGGGTTACACGCGATTGAATACTACATCGTCTCCCGCTATCAAATGTACCTGCAGGTCTACTTTCACCCGACATCTCGGTCAATGGAGGTCATTTTAGCCCACCTCTTGAACCGCGCCCGGCTGATTGCCCAGCATCCAGAGCAGTATCCGGAAGAATTTCAGCCCGGACTCCTGCAACCGTTTTTGACCGAACAGTTTGACATAACCCGTGATCTGACGCAGTACTTGCAACTAGACGATGGGGTCTTGACGACTTCCTTTTCTGGCTGGCGCACCTTTCCGGATCCCATTTTAGCGGATTTATCCACGCGCTTTTTAGACCGTAAACCGTTTAAGTCCGCGCAGTTCACGGAAGAAACTAAACCCCTGTTAGCTCACTTACGTCAGTTGGTGGATGCCGTGGGCTTTGATTCGACCTACTATACCGCTACCGATAACAGCTACAATCAGCCCTACGACGTCTACGATCCGACTGACCAACATCCCAACGCCCAAATTGAGCTAATGGAAAAAGATGGTAGTTTGATTGAACTGTCCCAGGCGAGTCTGTTAGTACAAACCATCACGGGAAGAGACGTGGGTGACAGTCGCTTTTTCTTTCCTAAGGAAATGTTTCAGCCCGAAGCAGCCGGCTTATTTGCGGAAACCGCCACTCAGTTTCAAAGTTACATTCAAAATGATCACATTATTCAACCAAAGGAGTCACTTCATGACTGA
- the yidA gene encoding sugar-phosphatase, whose translation MTDIKLIAIDIDGTLLNEKNELAPATITAIKQARQHGLKIVLCSGRPLAGIRPYLKPLGLSGASEYAIAFNGSVAEDLTGQVIFETSVHYEDFLEIEMMSREMGVHFQIETTDGIYTTNRDISPYSVFESQLVNLPIHYRTPEEITPEFNIAKLMFIDEPDKIDLANHNIPDSIKQRMGVVKSTPVFLEFMNANAGKGTAVKHLAEKLGFTASNVMAIGDQENDLSMIKYAGLGVAMGNGIDDVKNAAQFITKPNSEDGVAYAINHFVNDSD comes from the coding sequence ATGACTGACATTAAATTAATTGCCATCGACATTGATGGTACCCTGCTCAACGAAAAAAACGAACTCGCTCCAGCCACCATTACCGCCATCAAGCAGGCGCGCCAACACGGCCTCAAAATTGTCCTGTGCTCAGGCCGACCGCTCGCCGGCATCCGGCCGTACTTAAAGCCGCTCGGTCTGAGCGGTGCATCTGAATATGCAATCGCCTTTAACGGTTCTGTTGCCGAAGATTTAACCGGCCAGGTGATCTTTGAAACCAGCGTCCACTACGAGGACTTTTTAGAAATCGAAATGATGTCACGGGAAATGGGCGTTCACTTCCAGATTGAAACCACCGACGGCATTTACACCACTAACCGTGATATCAGTCCTTACAGCGTCTTTGAAAGCCAGTTAGTTAACCTTCCGATTCATTATCGCACCCCCGAGGAAATCACGCCCGAATTTAACATTGCCAAATTAATGTTCATTGACGAACCAGACAAAATTGATCTCGCTAACCACAACATTCCCGACTCAATTAAACAGCGCATGGGAGTGGTAAAGAGTACGCCCGTCTTCTTGGAATTCATGAACGCCAATGCCGGCAAGGGAACTGCTGTGAAACACCTCGCTGAAAAGTTGGGCTTTACCGCTAGCAACGTGATGGCGATTGGAGACCAGGAAAATGACCTCAGTATGATTAAATACGCGGGGCTAGGTGTCGCCATGGGGAATGGAATTGACGACGTTAAAAACGCGGCACAATTCATCACCAAACCCAACAGTGAAGATGGAGTAGCATACGCTATAAACCATTTTGTCAATGATTCCGATTAA